The following proteins are co-located in the Desulfomicrobium macestii genome:
- a CDS encoding GSU2403 family nucleotidyltransferase fold protein: MKRLPLITHSLFAELVDQCRSEPRSPELWPLSGSIVTVPVGDQEHWYFQKSRRTTSGKYQQREYIGPVEDQGLAAKVAAFEAAKAGYNGRMEIISTLKSSGVAAPTGKLANLLLRLHEAGVLERALVVGTIAFQAYGAMLGAKFGQSAFHTLDLDMTQAETISLAVGKNVNVPLLEVLTGLDETFREVPGMDPRTPPVSYINQDKIRLDVLMPFTDPDRGPIHSLKLGSHGQPQRLLDYLVADPVETILLVGGGAPTQVPSPARFALHKIIVSQRRNSIETAKKRKDLLQAQQLIELLMEDDPDSLRNACKDLKGRGPKWNAYFKDGVGALGSVGIKESLAEICDEV; the protein is encoded by the coding sequence ATGAAACGACTTCCGCTCATCACACACAGCCTCTTTGCCGAACTTGTCGACCAGTGCAGGTCGGAACCCCGAAGCCCCGAACTATGGCCGTTGAGTGGCAGCATCGTCACGGTGCCGGTCGGTGATCAGGAGCACTGGTATTTCCAGAAAAGCAGACGAACCACCTCCGGAAAATACCAGCAGCGCGAATATATCGGGCCTGTCGAGGATCAGGGTCTCGCCGCCAAGGTGGCTGCGTTCGAGGCGGCCAAGGCGGGATACAACGGACGCATGGAGATAATCAGCACGCTCAAATCGTCAGGAGTTGCCGCGCCAACGGGCAAGCTGGCCAATCTTCTGCTTAGATTGCATGAGGCAGGCGTACTTGAGCGGGCACTCGTAGTAGGGACCATCGCTTTCCAGGCATACGGCGCGATGCTCGGGGCAAAATTCGGTCAATCCGCATTTCACACCCTGGACCTCGACATGACCCAGGCCGAGACAATCTCCCTTGCGGTGGGAAAAAATGTCAACGTCCCGTTGCTGGAAGTGCTTACGGGGCTGGATGAAACATTCCGCGAAGTGCCCGGCATGGACCCGCGAACCCCGCCGGTATCCTACATCAATCAAGACAAAATCCGCCTGGACGTGCTCATGCCCTTCACCGATCCGGACAGGGGACCCATTCACTCCTTGAAACTCGGGAGTCATGGACAGCCGCAAAGACTGCTCGACTACCTCGTTGCGGATCCGGTTGAAACGATCCTGCTCGTCGGCGGCGGCGCGCCCACTCAGGTCCCGTCCCCCGCACGCTTCGCACTGCACAAGATAATCGTCTCGCAACGACGGAATTCGATCGAAACAGCCAAAAAGCGCAAGGATCTGCTCCAGGCGCAACAGCTCATCGAACTGCTCATGGAAGATGATCCGGACTCACTGCGCAACGCCTGCAAAGATCTCAAGGGCCGAGGGCCGAAATGGAACGCGTATTTCAAGGATGGGGTCGGGGCTTTGGGCAGTGTGGGGATAAAAGAAAGTCTCGCGGAAATCTGTGATGAAGTCTGA
- a CDS encoding ABC transporter permease, whose amino-acid sequence MRHAPTIIALALMFLLPVVVLILQAGAPGWRFPELWPELSLDGLRFLAARPGPFLTALAGSLGYSLATVALTLAMTILPAQVLAFGSFAGKNLLEGLLLLPALVPAMTFSMGLHFIFIKIGLADTIPGVILVLSMISYPYMLRALTTGYSLMGREYGICARNLGASKWTVFLEVEMPLLLPAMAAGGSVVFLVAFSEYFLVFLIGGGSVASFTGYLFPLITSSNRGLGALVTLAFLAVPIALFIVLELVLYRYYRKRRMR is encoded by the coding sequence GTGAGACACGCCCCGACCATCATCGCCCTGGCCCTCATGTTCCTGCTGCCGGTCGTCGTGCTGATTTTGCAGGCCGGGGCTCCGGGCTGGCGCTTTCCGGAACTTTGGCCGGAGCTTTCCCTCGACGGACTGCGCTTCCTCGCGGCCCGTCCGGGCCCCTTCCTGACCGCCCTGGCTGGCTCGCTCGGATATTCACTGGCGACGGTGGCCCTGACTCTGGCCATGACCATCCTCCCGGCGCAGGTACTGGCCTTTGGATCCTTTGCCGGAAAGAACCTGCTCGAAGGCCTGCTCCTGCTTCCGGCCCTGGTTCCGGCCATGACCTTCTCCATGGGCCTGCACTTCATCTTCATCAAGATCGGCCTGGCCGACACCATACCCGGCGTGATCCTGGTCCTGTCCATGATCAGCTATCCGTACATGCTGCGCGCCCTGACCACGGGCTATTCGCTCATGGGCCGCGAGTACGGAATCTGCGCACGCAATCTGGGAGCATCGAAGTGGACCGTCTTTCTGGAGGTTGAAATGCCACTGCTGCTTCCGGCCATGGCCGCTGGCGGAAGCGTGGTCTTTCTGGTGGCTTTTTCCGAATATTTTCTGGTCTTTCTGATCGGAGGCGGCAGCGTCGCGTCCTTCACCGGCTATCTCTTCCCGCTCATCACCTCCTCCAACCGGGGCCTCGGAGCCCTGGTGACCCTGGCCTTTCTGGCAGTGCCCATCGCGCTCTTCATCGTACTGGAACTGGTGCTGTACAGATATTACCGCAAACGGCGAATGCGATAG
- a CDS encoding adenylate kinase, protein MNILIFGPNGSGKGTQGSLAKKKYDLDHIESGAIFRKHIGGGTELGLKAKAYIDRGELVPDDITIPMVLDVLKNASPNGWLLDGFPRSIVQAQKLWEALQADGVKLDFVIEILLPREVAKNRIMGRRLCKNDNNHPNNIFIDAIKPDGDKCRVCGGELTARADDQDEDAIDKRHNIYYDTTTGTLAASYYYKNLSKEFGFKYIELDGEGSIDDIRATLMAQL, encoded by the coding sequence TTGAATATTCTGATTTTCGGACCCAATGGCAGTGGCAAGGGAACCCAGGGCTCCCTGGCGAAGAAGAAGTACGATCTGGACCACATCGAGTCCGGCGCGATTTTCCGCAAGCACATCGGCGGCGGCACTGAGCTTGGCCTGAAGGCCAAGGCTTACATCGATCGCGGCGAGCTCGTTCCCGACGACATCACCATCCCCATGGTCCTCGACGTACTCAAGAACGCGAGCCCCAACGGCTGGCTGCTGGACGGCTTTCCCCGCTCCATCGTGCAGGCCCAGAAGCTGTGGGAAGCACTGCAGGCCGACGGCGTAAAGCTGGACTTCGTCATTGAAATCCTCCTGCCCCGCGAAGTGGCCAAGAACCGCATCATGGGCCGCCGCCTCTGCAAGAACGACAACAACCATCCCAACAACATCTTCATCGACGCCATCAAGCCCGACGGCGACAAGTGTCGCGTCTGCGGCGGCGAGCTCACCGCCCGTGCCGACGACCAGGATGAAGACGCCATCGACAAGCGTCACAACATCTACTACGACACCACCACCGGCACCTTGGCCGCTTCCTATTATTACAAGAACCTGTCCAAGGAATTCGGCTTCAAATACATTGAACTCGACGGCGAAGGTTCCATCGACGACATCCGCGCCACCCTCATGGCTCAGCTGTAA
- a CDS encoding menaquinone biosynthetic enzyme MqnA/MqnD family protein — protein sequence MTLQIGRIDYLNIWHVFHLLAKTCPEGPDFHYVPDHPSELNRALAKGELDISPSSSFEYLLHAENYVLLPGASICARKEVQSVLFLSPVPLEELPGWLAHNPGPVCLTGASATSTALLKVLWSQKWKLPEPHWMTVEPGHGLSTGRPFLEIGNLALRHFVDPPAGYHVVDLATEWANWTGLPFVFAVWIVRRALSAAAREQLARLRLQINAITADLDSHFETLSRLPELPAWLTSPDLFRYWRAMSYGLGPDEQASLALFGERCTKQGLLPGMPGLRWFDA from the coding sequence ATGACACTTCAGATCGGCAGAATCGACTATCTCAACATCTGGCACGTTTTCCACCTTCTGGCCAAGACCTGCCCCGAAGGTCCGGATTTTCACTATGTGCCCGATCACCCCAGCGAGCTGAACCGGGCTTTGGCCAAGGGCGAACTGGACATCTCGCCGTCCTCTTCTTTCGAGTACCTTCTCCACGCCGAAAATTACGTTCTCCTTCCCGGAGCCTCGATCTGCGCCCGGAAGGAAGTCCAGAGCGTCCTCTTTCTCTCTCCGGTTCCCCTGGAAGAGCTGCCAGGGTGGCTTGCCCACAACCCGGGTCCGGTCTGCCTGACCGGGGCATCGGCCACATCCACCGCCCTTCTTAAGGTTCTGTGGTCCCAGAAATGGAAGCTGCCCGAGCCGCATTGGATGACCGTCGAACCCGGACACGGCCTGTCCACCGGACGCCCCTTCCTGGAAATCGGCAACCTCGCCCTGCGCCATTTCGTAGATCCGCCCGCAGGCTACCATGTCGTCGACCTGGCCACCGAGTGGGCGAACTGGACCGGACTGCCTTTTGTTTTCGCGGTCTGGATCGTGCGCCGGGCGCTCTCCGCTGCCGCCCGCGAACAGCTGGCCCGCCTGCGCTTGCAGATCAACGCCATCACCGCCGATCTAGACAGCCATTTCGAAACCCTGTCCCGCCTGCCCGAGCTTCCGGCCTGGCTGACCAGTCCGGACCTGTTTCGCTACTGGCGCGCCATGAGTTACGGGCTGGGGCCTGACGAACAGGCCTCCCTGGCCCTCTTCGGCGAGCGCTGCACGAAGCAGGGGCTGCTGCCCGGCATGCCGGGGCTGCGCTGGTTCGACGCCTGA